The Tepidibacter aestuarii genome contains a region encoding:
- a CDS encoding sigma-54 interaction domain-containing protein codes for MVDLTLIKEDIKNTADVISSVLNVDVTIVDRNLTRIAGTGKYADKIGEKISLYSAFKNSLDTGESFIIENPREDKICKMCKDKNQCKEFAEVCCPIALEEKIYGVIGLIAFTQEQGHNIKNNKSQLMSFLTKMADLISSKIKVENKSYEIKIQAKRLEMLLNNMDKAVVSTDVYGNIDKYNDKFKNIFRLDDKIDKNNIFNMLKFINENEIRAVKKRYKSTSFTYKNKNYTLRGIYNTNTITIDGDIKGYVFDFIDNSSAIENFNEITGTNYNIGFDNIIGDSLLMQHVKNEAKVASKTSSTVLITGESGTGKELFARAIHNSSNRCKHSFIAINCAAIPDNLLESELFGYEEGAFTGAKKGGKVGKFELANEGTIFLDEIGDMSIHLQGKLLRVLQEREVEKIGGKINIPVDVRIIAATNRDLEEMVEKGEFREDLYYRLNVIPISIPPLRDRKEDIVLLIYNIIKDYSKKLNKDISGIEECAISKILDYPWPGNVRQLQNVIEYSINMSSSSTIICENLPRKIIKKNRELKCDINDDITPLKEIEKQEIIKALHKFKDYKKDKERACEALGISRATLYRKMKEYGIK; via the coding sequence ATGGTAGATTTAACGCTTATAAAAGAAGACATAAAGAATACAGCGGATGTTATATCGTCTGTGCTTAATGTAGATGTTACTATAGTTGATAGAAATTTAACTAGAATTGCAGGGACTGGAAAATATGCAGATAAAATAGGAGAAAAGATAAGTTTATATTCTGCATTTAAAAATTCTCTAGATACAGGCGAAAGTTTTATAATTGAAAACCCAAGAGAAGATAAAATATGTAAAATGTGTAAGGACAAAAATCAATGCAAAGAATTTGCAGAGGTATGCTGCCCTATAGCATTAGAAGAAAAAATATATGGAGTTATAGGTCTTATAGCATTTACACAAGAACAAGGTCATAATATAAAAAATAACAAAAGTCAGTTGATGAGTTTTTTAACAAAAATGGCGGATTTAATATCGAGTAAAATAAAAGTAGAGAATAAGTCTTATGAAATAAAAATACAGGCAAAAAGACTAGAAATGCTTCTAAACAATATGGATAAAGCAGTAGTATCTACTGATGTTTATGGAAACATAGATAAGTACAATGATAAATTCAAAAACATATTTAGGTTAGATGATAAAATAGATAAAAATAATATATTCAATATGCTAAAATTCATAAATGAAAATGAAATAAGAGCTGTAAAAAAAAGATATAAAAGCACATCTTTCACTTATAAAAATAAAAACTATACATTAAGAGGTATATACAACACAAATACAATAACAATAGATGGGGATATAAAAGGATATGTATTTGATTTTATAGATAACTCTTCGGCTATAGAAAACTTTAATGAAATAACTGGGACAAACTATAATATAGGGTTCGATAATATAATAGGAGATAGTCTATTAATGCAACACGTAAAAAATGAAGCAAAGGTTGCGTCTAAGACTTCATCTACTGTGTTGATAACAGGAGAAAGTGGTACAGGAAAAGAATTATTTGCAAGAGCGATACATAATAGCAGCAATAGATGTAAGCACTCATTTATAGCTATTAACTGTGCAGCAATACCAGATAACTTGCTTGAGAGTGAGTTGTTTGGATATGAGGAAGGTGCATTTACAGGGGCTAAAAAAGGCGGGAAAGTAGGAAAGTTTGAACTTGCAAATGAAGGAACAATTTTCCTTGATGAAATAGGAGATATGAGTATTCATTTACAGGGAAAGCTACTTAGAGTGTTACAGGAAAGAGAAGTTGAAAAAATAGGGGGAAAAATAAATATTCCGGTTGATGTAAGAATAATAGCTGCAACAAATAGAGATTTAGAAGAGATGGTTGAAAAAGGTGAATTTAGGGAAGATTTATATTATAGACTAAATGTCATTCCTATATCTATACCTCCATTAAGAGATAGAAAAGAAGATATAGTATTACTTATATATAATATAATTAAAGATTATTCTAAAAAATTAAATAAAGATATAAGTGGAATAGAAGAATGTGCAATAAGTAAAATACTGGATTATCCATGGCCCGGAAATGTAAGACAGCTTCAGAATGTAATAGAGTACAGTATAAATATGTCAAGCTCATCGACAATAATATGCGAAAACCTACCTCGAAAAATAATAAAAAAAAATAGAGAACTTAAATGTGATATAAATGACGATATAACTCCTCTTAAGGAAATAGAAAAGCAAGAAATAATCAAAGCTTTGCATAAATTTAAAGATTACAAGAAAGACAAAGAACGAGCTTGTGAGGCTCTTGGAATATCTAGAGCTACACTTTATAGAAAAATGAAAGAATACGGAATAAAATAA
- the dapB gene encoding 4-hydroxy-tetrahydrodipicolinate reductase: MIKVIVNGCLGKMGKVLTNSIYDDEAFELVAGVSREIDETTEYNAYSNILDVNEKADVIIDFSNPTTLKDMLYYSKKTKTPLVIATTGYTNEELNMINEHSKEVPVFHSSNMSLGINLLLKLVEISAKALNNFDIEIIEKHHNRKVDAPSGTALMLANEIQAVLDNEFNFGRHGKNAKRKENEIGIHAVRGGTIVGDHSVIFAGKDEIVELNHTALSKEIFAQGSLQAAKFIVNKENGYYNMKDIISL; the protein is encoded by the coding sequence ATGATTAAGGTTATAGTTAATGGATGCCTTGGCAAAATGGGAAAGGTTTTGACAAATTCTATATATGATGATGAAGCTTTTGAACTTGTAGCAGGCGTTTCTAGAGAAATTGATGAAACTACTGAGTATAATGCATACTCTAACATATTAGATGTTAACGAAAAAGCTGATGTAATAATAGACTTTTCTAATCCAACTACATTAAAAGATATGCTATATTATTCTAAAAAAACTAAAACTCCGTTAGTTATAGCAACAACTGGGTATACTAATGAAGAGCTTAACATGATAAATGAGCACTCTAAAGAAGTTCCAGTATTTCATAGCTCCAATATGTCTCTTGGTATAAATCTACTTTTAAAGCTTGTTGAAATATCAGCTAAAGCTCTAAACAATTTCGATATAGAAATAATCGAAAAACACCATAACCGAAAAGTTGATGCACCTAGCGGTACTGCTTTGATGCTTGCAAATGAAATTCAAGCTGTTTTAGATAATGAATTTAACTTTGGTAGACATGGTAAAAATGCGAAAAGAAAAGAAAACGAAATAGGTATTCACGCAGTACGAGGCGGAACTATAGTTGGAGATCACAGCGTTATATTCGCAGGTAAGGATGAAATCGTAGAGCTCAATCATACAGCTTTGTCAAAAGAAATATTTGCTCAAGGATCTCTTCAAGCCGCTAAATTTATTGTGAATAAAGAAAATGGATATTATAATATGAAAGACATAATATCTTTGTAA
- a CDS encoding CBO2463/CBO2479 domain-containing protein encodes MDRLKYSSTERMYEGVIVELTDGGVTIDLKGRLGQFKIPNRMLISDYELKLGMEVGFLLSYPEVLGPEVNEKYAEIIAENQRRKQEQNK; translated from the coding sequence ATGGATAGATTAAAATATTCCTCTACAGAGAGAATGTATGAAGGTGTAATCGTTGAATTAACAGATGGTGGAGTTACTATTGATTTAAAAGGTAGACTTGGTCAATTTAAAATACCAAATAGAATGTTAATAAGCGATTATGAATTAAAACTTGGCATGGAAGTTGGATTTTTATTAAGCTATCCTGAAGTGTTAGGACCTGAAGTTAATGAAAAATATGCCGAGATAATAGCAGAAAACCAAAGGCGTAAACAAGAACAAAATAAATAA
- a CDS encoding single-stranded DNA-binding protein — MINIKEDTNVVNMLGEITEELKVSHEIFGEKFYTTKLKIKRLSDSQDILPITVSERLIVDLDMAIGKKIEVSGQLRSYNKVIDGKNKLILTIFARELAFVEEENKDPNNIFLDGYVCKNPIYRKTPLGREITDLLLAVNRAYNKSDYIPSIAWGRNAKFCKNLKVGDRVQLWGRIQSRQYEKKVEDGEVDVKVAYEVSVSKMKKLLENNTK, encoded by the coding sequence ATGATCAATATAAAAGAAGATACGAATGTTGTAAATATGTTAGGAGAAATTACAGAAGAACTTAAGGTAAGTCATGAAATCTTTGGAGAAAAGTTTTATACTACAAAACTAAAAATAAAAAGACTTAGTGACTCGCAAGATATACTGCCTATTACAGTATCAGAAAGACTGATTGTGGATTTAGATATGGCTATTGGTAAAAAAATTGAAGTGTCAGGACAGTTGAGATCATACAATAAGGTAATTGATGGAAAGAATAAGCTTATATTAACTATATTTGCAAGAGAACTAGCTTTTGTAGAGGAAGAAAACAAAGATCCTAATAATATATTTTTAGATGGATATGTATGTAAAAACCCTATATATAGAAAAACTCCTCTAGGAAGAGAAATAACAGATTTATTGCTTGCAGTTAATAGAGCTTATAATAAGTCTGATTATATACCATCTATAGCTTGGGGAAGAAATGCAAAGTTTTGCAAGAATTTAAAGGTAGGAGATAGAGTGCAATTGTGGGGAAGGATTCAAAGTAGACAATATGAGAAAAAAGTTGAAGATGGAGAAGTTGATGTAAAGGTAGCATATGAGGTTTCTGTATCTAAAATGAAGAAATTATTAGAAAATAATACTAAATAA
- the prdD gene encoding proline reductase cluster protein PrdD: protein MNKDKVLRRLVIKAFHINEVKFGYKNSISNRLLAIDKEISKSLVDNEELIKDIKINIIKPGQHDIYINTIMDIVPISTKVLGKIGEGITHTLTGVYVMITGADSKGKQMHEFGSSEGKLKEQLVLDKAGTPSKHDYIIHFDVTLKPDIPYERKLPLAAFRACDEFIQGIRSVLKELDGRDSTESHEYLDRVRPNSKKVVIVKQIAGQGAMYDNQLFSDEPSGVSGGKSIIDMGNVPMIISPNEYRDGALRAMT, encoded by the coding sequence ATGAATAAAGATAAAGTTCTAAGAAGATTAGTAATAAAGGCTTTTCATATAAATGAAGTTAAATTTGGGTATAAAAACTCAATAAGTAATCGTCTGCTTGCGATTGACAAAGAAATATCAAAAAGCTTGGTGGACAATGAAGAATTGATAAAAGATATAAAAATTAACATAATAAAACCTGGACAACATGATATTTATATAAACACTATTATGGACATCGTACCAATATCTACAAAGGTACTTGGTAAAATAGGAGAGGGCATAACTCATACTTTGACTGGTGTATATGTTATGATAACAGGAGCTGATAGTAAAGGAAAACAGATGCATGAATTTGGATCATCTGAAGGAAAGTTAAAAGAGCAGCTTGTATTAGATAAAGCAGGTACTCCATCTAAGCATGATTACATAATTCACTTTGATGTGACTTTAAAGCCAGATATTCCATATGAGAGAAAACTTCCATTGGCAGCTTTTAGAGCATGTGATGAATTTATACAAGGAATAAGAAGTGTTTTAAAAGAATTAGATGGGAGAGACTCAACAGAGTCACATGAATATCTAGATAGAGTAAGGCCTAATTCTAAAAAAGTTGTAATAGTAAAGCAAATAGCAGGTCAAGGTGCTATGTATGATAACCAACTTTTTTCAGATGAACCAAGTGGAGTTTCAGGAGGTAAATCTATTATAGACATGGGCAATGTTCCAATGATAATATCTCCTAACGAATACAGAGATGGCGCATTAAGAGCCATGACGTAA
- a CDS encoding glycine/sarcosine/betaine reductase component B subunit: MGIGPSTKETSLHHFRDPLLDIVSGDKDVDLLGVMVVGTPQDNKEKYFVGQRAAAWAEAMRADGVIISVDGWGNSHVDYANTIEEIGKRGIPVVGLSFIGTQAKFVVTNNYMDTIVDFNKSEEGIETQVVGENNVDVLDSKKALAFLKLKMRKEGK; this comes from the coding sequence GTGGGTATAGGACCATCAACTAAAGAAACATCTCTTCATCACTTTAGAGATCCACTATTAGATATTGTAAGTGGTGATAAGGATGTAGATCTTTTAGGTGTTATGGTAGTAGGAACACCTCAAGATAATAAAGAAAAGTATTTCGTAGGACAAAGAGCAGCAGCTTGGGCTGAAGCTATGAGAGCCGATGGTGTAATCATATCGGTTGATGGATGGGGAAACTCTCATGTAGACTATGCAAATACAATAGAAGAAATAGGAAAAAGAGGAATACCTGTAGTAGGACTTAGCTTTATAGGAACTCAAGCAAAATTCGTGGTAACTAATAATTATATGGACACGATTGTAGATTTCAATAAGTCAGAAGAAGGCATAGAGACACAAGTTGTTGGAGAGAACAATGTAGATGTTCTAGATTCCAAAAAAGCACTTGCATTTTTAAAACTAAAAATGAGAAAAGAGGGGAAATAG
- a CDS encoding proline racemase: MKAIRSIHAVDSHTMGEPTRIIVGGVPNIPGKTMAEKKEYLEKNMDTLRTSIMLEPRGHNDMFGSILTAPVNEEADFGIIFMDGGGYLNMCGHGSIGAITVAIETGMVEPKEPITEVVMDTPAGIVRSTAKVENGKVKEVSIVNVPAFHYKKDVEIEVPEIGKITFDISFGGSFFAIIHAKQLGLSVEPKNAQKLTDLALQIRDIINKDVEIQHPTLSHINTVDLVEIYDAPSHPEATYKNVVVFGQGQVDRSPCGTGTSAKMATLHSKGELKEGELFVYESILGTLFKGRVVGTGKVAKYDSVIPEITASAYITGFNHFVIDPEDPLKHGFVLK; encoded by the coding sequence ATGAAAGCTATAAGAAGTATTCACGCTGTTGATTCACACACTATGGGAGAGCCAACAAGAATAATAGTTGGTGGAGTACCTAATATACCAGGTAAAACTATGGCTGAGAAAAAAGAGTATCTAGAAAAGAATATGGATACACTAAGAACTTCAATCATGCTTGAGCCAAGAGGACACAACGATATGTTTGGTTCTATATTAACAGCTCCAGTAAACGAAGAAGCTGACTTTGGAATAATCTTTATGGATGGTGGCGGATACTTAAATATGTGTGGTCACGGATCTATAGGAGCTATAACAGTAGCTATTGAAACTGGTATGGTTGAGCCAAAAGAGCCTATTACAGAGGTTGTAATGGATACTCCTGCTGGAATAGTAAGATCTACAGCTAAGGTTGAAAATGGAAAAGTTAAAGAAGTATCTATAGTTAACGTTCCAGCTTTCCACTACAAAAAAGATGTAGAAATAGAGGTTCCTGAAATCGGAAAAATAACATTTGATATATCTTTCGGAGGAAGTTTCTTTGCTATAATACATGCTAAGCAATTAGGACTTTCAGTTGAGCCTAAAAACGCTCAAAAATTAACTGATTTAGCTCTTCAAATAAGAGATATAATAAATAAAGATGTAGAAATACAACATCCAACTTTATCTCACATAAATACTGTTGATTTAGTTGAAATATATGATGCTCCATCTCATCCAGAAGCAACTTACAAAAATGTAGTTGTATTTGGACAAGGACAAGTAGATAGATCTCCTTGTGGAACAGGAACAAGTGCTAAAATGGCAACTCTTCACTCTAAAGGAGAGTTAAAAGAAGGGGAATTGTTCGTATACGAAAGTATACTAGGAACTTTATTCAAAGGAAGAGTAGTTGGAACTGGTAAGGTTGCTAAGTACGATTCTGTAATTCCTGAAATAACAGCGTCAGCTTATATAACAGGATTCAATCATTTTGTAATAGACCCTGAAGATCCATTAAAACATGGATTTGTATTAAAATAG
- a CDS encoding sulfite exporter TauE/SafE family protein yields the protein MINIVLGVLGVLTLWFAVVFISDFMKNKDNLETHNTWSKVLFIGFITDFFDTLGIGSFAPTTALLKGMKQTQDRLLPGTLNAAHTIPVVLEAFIFITVINMDPTTLIAMLASATIGAYVGAGIVSHLPEQKVQKTMAVALFATAFLMLAGQLNLMPGGGEAIGLSGTKLIIAVVGNFILGALMTAGIGLYAPCMALVYLLGMSPKVAFPIMMGSCAFLMPVASVKFVKEEAIDRRAAMGITIGGVVGVLIAAYLVKSLPIKILTWLVIVVIFYTAATLLKSASKNKEIVD from the coding sequence ATGATAAACATAGTCTTAGGTGTTTTAGGGGTTTTAACTCTTTGGTTTGCAGTAGTATTTATATCGGATTTTATGAAGAATAAAGATAATTTAGAAACACATAATACATGGTCAAAAGTTCTTTTTATAGGATTTATAACAGATTTCTTCGATACTTTAGGGATAGGTTCATTTGCACCTACAACAGCACTACTTAAAGGCATGAAACAAACTCAAGATAGACTTTTACCAGGAACATTAAATGCTGCTCATACTATACCTGTTGTACTTGAAGCTTTCATATTCATAACAGTTATAAATATGGACCCTACAACATTAATAGCTATGCTTGCATCAGCAACTATAGGAGCTTATGTTGGAGCTGGAATAGTTTCTCATCTTCCAGAGCAAAAGGTTCAAAAAACAATGGCAGTTGCTTTATTTGCTACAGCTTTCTTAATGCTTGCAGGTCAATTAAACTTGATGCCAGGTGGAGGAGAGGCTATTGGATTATCAGGAACTAAGCTTATAATAGCAGTAGTTGGAAACTTTATACTAGGAGCATTAATGACTGCAGGAATAGGTCTTTACGCACCATGTATGGCACTTGTTTATTTATTAGGTATGTCTCCAAAAGTTGCATTCCCTATAATGATGGGTTCTTGTGCATTCTTAATGCCAGTTGCATCAGTTAAATTCGTCAAAGAAGAAGCTATCGATAGAAGAGCTGCTATGGGTATAACTATAGGAGGGGTTGTAGGAGTATTAATAGCTGCTTACCTTGTAAAGTCTCTACCTATTAAAATATTAACTTGGTTAGTTATAGTTGTTATATTCTACACAGCTGCTACACTATTAAAATCAGCTTCTAAGAATAAAGAAATAGTAGACTAA
- a CDS encoding class I SAM-dependent methyltransferase, producing MEKICVDTSYYIRGSISPNKKQNNINNFLETANCSVGEKVLLLGNISNYGKYLKKLGVEVIILENNKYITNSAIVDNGNCNIIQGSVEYMPFKDNYFDKVIFLNYFNCFENEKKALNEVYRILKHKGKVIIEDKNPKNLSIKLKSLQNKIKGYNGKFYRPTEIVEIFSGSGFCGSFKEIDSENYIYMGVKID from the coding sequence TTGGAAAAGATATGTGTAGATACATCTTATTATATAAGAGGTAGTATAAGTCCTAATAAAAAACAAAATAACATAAATAACTTCTTGGAGACCGCAAACTGCTCTGTTGGAGAAAAAGTCCTCCTTTTGGGGAATATATCTAACTATGGAAAGTACTTAAAAAAGCTAGGGGTAGAGGTTATTATACTTGAAAATAATAAATATATTACTAATTCAGCCATTGTAGATAATGGAAATTGTAATATAATTCAAGGGTCGGTTGAATATATGCCATTTAAAGATAATTATTTTGATAAAGTAATATTTTTAAATTATTTTAATTGCTTTGAGAATGAAAAGAAAGCTTTAAATGAAGTGTATAGAATTTTAAAACATAAAGGTAAGGTAATAATAGAAGATAAAAATCCTAAAAATCTATCTATAAAATTAAAATCGCTTCAAAATAAGATAAAAGGGTATAATGGTAAATTTTACCGACCTACAGAAATAGTAGAAATATTCAGTGGAAGTGGATTTTGTGGATCGTTTAAAGAAATAGACAGTGAAAATTATATTTATATGGGTGTTAAAATAGATTAA
- the hpt gene encoding hypoxanthine phosphoribosyltransferase, translating to MNIETKVWETLCSEEDIARRTAELGKEIAEDYKDKKLFVISLLKGSFIFTADLVRKIDIPVKIGFMTTSSYGHSEESSGKIDMVADIKDDISGYDVLVVDDITDSALTMSFVMNHLKTKNPASVKCCVLLDKPVRRKVDLVPDYVGFEIDDKFVVGYGLNYGDYYRNVPYVFNVTDQDR from the coding sequence ATGAATATAGAAACTAAAGTATGGGAAACGCTATGCTCTGAAGAAGATATAGCTAGAAGAACTGCTGAACTTGGAAAAGAAATAGCAGAGGACTATAAAGATAAGAAATTATTTGTTATATCTCTTTTAAAGGGGAGCTTCATATTCACTGCTGACCTTGTTAGAAAGATAGATATTCCAGTTAAAATAGGGTTTATGACTACATCTAGTTACGGACATTCAGAAGAGTCAAGTGGAAAAATAGATATGGTTGCAGATATAAAGGATGATATATCTGGATATGATGTTTTAGTAGTTGATGACATAACAGATTCAGCTCTTACTATGAGCTTTGTTATGAATCACTTAAAAACAAAAAATCCTGCAAGTGTTAAATGTTGTGTATTATTAGATAAACCAGTTAGAAGAAAAGTAGATCTAGTTCCTGACTATGTGGGATTTGAGATAGATGATAAATTTGTAGTTGGATATGGACTAAACTATGGAGATTACTATAGAAATGTTCCATATGTATTCAACGTAACAGATCAAGATAGATAA
- a CDS encoding L-cysteine desulfidase family protein, translating into MQKILLDMLKAEVKPALGCTEPVAVALACAKAKELLGEEIVECNIYVSPNVYKNGMCVGIPGTTRLGLKIAASMGLNGGESELGLRVLEKLGEEEVAISEKFMDQNMVKISPIETSEKVYIEVNLKGKENTSKIIIMTKHDNFVHIQKNDSVILNGEISLDVEYTHVDSPAVKLTIKELIQEIEKMDESDLDFLLEGIDMNMDMANVAIEDKIGIGVGYGIKKAMDDKMLSDDLMNRAMMLTAAASDARMSGINKPVMSSNGSGNHGLTAILPIAAYNEMYPQTKEKLSKALAISHLVTGYIKNYTGRLSAVCGCGVAASTGSAAAITWLMGGTYDQINGSIENMIANLSGMICDGAKAGCALKLASAASAAIQSAVIAKYNCIVPALNGIVGNKVEESIRNLGKVSAQGMTMTDEVIIKVMDGMNNNQSIVDKNLLFN; encoded by the coding sequence ATGCAAAAAATACTTTTAGATATGTTAAAAGCAGAAGTAAAGCCAGCTTTAGGATGTACAGAGCCAGTTGCAGTAGCATTAGCTTGTGCAAAAGCTAAGGAATTATTAGGAGAAGAAATAGTTGAATGCAATATATATGTAAGCCCTAACGTATATAAGAATGGTATGTGTGTTGGAATACCTGGAACAACAAGATTAGGTCTTAAAATAGCAGCTTCTATGGGGCTTAATGGAGGAGAGTCTGAACTTGGCCTTAGAGTATTAGAAAAATTAGGAGAAGAAGAAGTTGCTATATCAGAAAAATTTATGGATCAAAATATGGTTAAAATATCTCCTATAGAAACTTCGGAAAAGGTTTACATAGAAGTTAACTTAAAAGGAAAAGAGAATACATCAAAAATTATAATAATGACTAAGCATGATAACTTCGTTCATATTCAAAAGAATGATTCTGTAATATTAAATGGAGAAATAAGCTTAGACGTAGAATATACACACGTTGACAGTCCAGCAGTTAAACTTACAATCAAAGAATTAATTCAAGAAATAGAAAAAATGGATGAATCTGATTTAGACTTTTTATTAGAAGGAATCGATATGAATATGGATATGGCAAATGTTGCTATAGAAGATAAGATAGGTATTGGTGTAGGATATGGAATCAAAAAAGCTATGGATGATAAAATGCTTTCAGATGATCTTATGAATAGAGCGATGATGTTAACAGCAGCAGCTTCTGATGCTAGAATGAGTGGAATTAATAAGCCTGTTATGAGTTCTAATGGAAGTGGAAATCATGGACTTACAGCTATACTTCCAATAGCTGCTTACAATGAAATGTATCCTCAGACAAAAGAAAAATTATCAAAAGCATTAGCTATAAGTCATTTAGTTACAGGTTATATAAAGAATTATACAGGCAGGTTATCTGCGGTTTGTGGATGTGGAGTAGCAGCATCTACAGGTTCAGCAGCAGCTATAACTTGGCTAATGGGCGGAACTTATGATCAAATAAATGGATCAATTGAAAATATGATTGCAAACTTAAGTGGTATGATATGTGATGGCGCAAAAGCTGGATGTGCGCTAAAGCTTGCATCTGCTGCATCTGCTGCTATTCAAAGTGCTGTAATAGCAAAATACAACTGTATAGTACCAGCTCTTAACGGAATAGTAGGAAACAAAGTTGAAGAAAGTATAAGAAACTTAGGAAAAGTTAGTGCTCAAGGAATGACAATGACAGATGAGGTTATAATAAAAGTTATGGACGGTATGAATAACAACCAAAGTATTGTTGACAAAAATCTACTTTTTAATTAA
- the prdB gene encoding D-proline reductase (dithiol) protein PrdB, which produces MSLTVVKGLQSEIFVPITPPPVWTPVTKELKDMKIALATAAGVHLKTDKRFNLAGDFGFRVIPGDAPTSDMMVSHGGYDNADVNKDINCMFPIDRLRELAEAGFIKEVAPKHFGFMGGGGDQQKFTDETGPEIARQLKEEGVDAAVLTAGUGTCHRSAVIVQRAIEEIGIPTIIVAALPPVVRQNGSPRAVAPLVPMGANAGEPNNVEMQTNILKDTLNKLVEIPSAGKIISLPYEYVAKV; this is translated from the coding sequence ATGAGTCTTACAGTAGTAAAAGGACTTCAATCAGAAATATTTGTACCAATAACACCTCCACCAGTATGGACACCTGTAACTAAAGAATTAAAAGATATGAAAATAGCTTTAGCTACAGCTGCTGGTGTGCACTTAAAAACAGATAAGAGATTTAACTTAGCAGGAGATTTTGGATTTAGAGTAATTCCAGGAGATGCTCCAACTAGCGACATGATGGTATCGCATGGTGGATACGATAATGCCGATGTTAACAAGGACATCAACTGTATGTTCCCTATAGATAGATTAAGAGAACTTGCAGAAGCAGGATTCATCAAAGAAGTAGCTCCAAAGCATTTTGGATTTATGGGTGGAGGTGGAGATCAACAAAAATTCACTGACGAAACTGGTCCAGAAATAGCTAGACAATTAAAAGAAGAAGGCGTAGATGCAGCTGTCTTAACAGCTGGCTGAGGTACTTGCCACCGCTCTGCCGTGATTGTGCAGAGAGCGATTGAGGAAATAGGTATACCTACTATAATAGTAGCAGCTCTTCCTCCAGTAGTAAGACAAAATGGTAGCCCAAGAGCAGTTGCTCCATTAGTTCCAATGGGAGCAAATGCAGGTGAGCCAAATAACGTTGAAATGCAAACTAACATATTAAAAGATACTTTAAATAAGCTTGTAGAAATACCAAGCGCAGGTAAAATAATATCTTTACCATATGAGTATGTAGCTAAAGTATAA
- the dapD gene encoding 2,3,4,5-tetrahydropyridine-2,6-dicarboxylate N-acetyltransferase: MMKLTDPYEIAKFIKNSTKKTPVKVYLNGTLKNKDYENVKIFGSDSSYILIGDHLSVKSVLDDNKETIEDYHLEFDRRNSAIPTYNYLHEDARIEPGAIIRDMVSIGKNAVIMMGAVINIGAEIGEGSMIDMNAVIGARGTVGKNVHLGAGAVVAGVLEPPSATPVILEDDVVVGANAVILEGVIVGKGAVVAAGAVVTQNVPEGAVVAGSPAKVIKMKDEKTKEKTKIMEDLRG; encoded by the coding sequence ATGATGAAATTAACAGACCCATATGAAATAGCAAAATTCATAAAAAACTCAACTAAAAAAACACCAGTTAAAGTATATTTAAATGGGACACTAAAGAATAAAGATTACGAGAATGTAAAAATATTTGGTAGTGATAGTAGTTATATTTTAATAGGAGATCATTTATCTGTTAAAAGTGTTTTAGACGACAACAAAGAAACTATCGAGGATTATCACTTAGAATTTGATAGAAGAAATTCAGCTATACCTACTTATAATTATTTGCATGAAGATGCTAGAATCGAGCCAGGAGCTATTATAAGAGATATGGTTTCTATTGGCAAAAATGCAGTTATAATGATGGGTGCAGTTATCAATATAGGAGCTGAAATCGGAGAAGGCTCTATGATCGATATGAACGCCGTTATAGGGGCAAGAGGAACTGTAGGTAAGAATGTACATCTTGGAGCTGGCGCTGTCGTTGCTGGTGTGCTTGAGCCGCCTTCTGCTACACCTGTTATTTTAGAAGATGATGTTGTTGTAGGAGCAAATGCTGTAATATTAGAAGGTGTTATAGTTGGAAAAGGAGCTGTTGTTGCAGCAGGTGCTGTTGTAACTCAGAATGTACCCGAGGGTGCTGTTGTAGCTGGTTCTCCTGCTAAGGTGATAAAAATGAAAGATGAAAAAACAAAAGAAAAAACTAAGATTATGGAAGATTTAAGAGGATAA